Below is a genomic region from Aurantimonas sp. HBX-1.
GAATTGGCGGCGGTGACGGTGCCGCCCTCGCGGAAGGCCGGCCGCAGCAGCGGGATCTTCGCCTTGTCCGCCTTGCGGGGCTGCTCGTCATGCGTGACGGTTGCGGTGCCCTTGCGGGTCGTCGTCGCGACGGGGACGATCTCGGTCGGCGTCGCCGGGCCGTCGGCGGCGGCGAGGGCGCGAGCCAGCGAGGCCGTGGCGTAGGCATCCTGCGCTTCCCGGGTGAACTGCCAGGCCTCCGCCGCGTCCTCGGCGAAGCTGCCCATCAGCCGCCCCTTGTCGTAGGCGTCCTCCAGCCCGTCGAGGAACATGTGGTCGACGACTTCGCCGTGGCCGAGCCGCAGGCCGGCGCGCGCCTTGGGCAGCAGATACGGCGCATTGGACATCGACTCCATGCCGCCCGCCACCTGCAGCCCCTCTGGGCGGGCGAGGAGGCCGTCATGGGCGATCATCGCCGCCATCATGCCGGAGCCGCACATCTTGTTGATGGTGGTGCAGGGCACGGATTTCGGCAGGCCGGCGCCAATCGCCGCCTGCCGGGCGGGCGCCTGGCCGAGGCCGGCGGGGAGCACGCAGCCCATCGTCACGTCGGAGACGTCGTCCGGCGCGCCGCCGCTTCGCTCCAGCGCCGCGGCGATGGCGGCCGCGCCGAGCTCCGGGGCGGTGAGCGGCATGAGCTCGCCCTGGAAGCTACCGAGCGGCGTGCGCGCCGCGCCGAGAATGACCACGGGATCCGGCATCGTCCTGCCTTTCAGTTTGGGGGCCGCGTCGCGGCGAGCGAGGGGCGATCGGCGAAGCAGCTGCGCAGCGCCCGGAGCCGCGGCGTCGGCGGCAGCCAGCCGGCGGCGGAAAAGCGCATGTCGACATAGTCCAGCGCGACGATCGCGGTGATGAGCCCGAGATCGAGGTCCGAGGCGTCGCGGCCGGCGAGCGCCGCCTCGACGACCTGCAGACCCTCGATCATCGCGCGCCGGCGCTTGCGGCCGAGTTCCGCGCCGTCGAAGCCGGTGTCCTGGAAGCCGCCGCTGAGGATGCGCCGGCCGACCATCGTCTGCACCGCGGCGTCGCAGACGCCGAGGGCGGTGCCGGTGAGCGACAGGCAGGCAGGATCCCAGCCGGCGGCCCCGCCGCGGGCGGCGCGCAGCTGTTCGGCATAGGCGGCGATCAGCAGGCATTCGGCGATGGCGGTGCCGTCGTCCAGCAGCAGGCAGGGCACACGGCCGGCGGTGTTCACCGCCAGCAGCTCGGCGGGGTCGGCCCACTGGTCGACGACCCGCACGTCGAGATCGGCGACACCCGCCTCGATCAGCGCGGCATGCGCGATGCGGGCGAAGGGCGAGGTGGGGTTCTTGTAGAGACGCATTCCGTACCTCTTCCAGGTACCCCGGCCAGCGGCGAGGGGCGGGGACGCTGCGGCGCCCCCGCCCGAAGCTATCCGGCTCTAGCGATAGAGCAAGGTCGGCAGCCACATGGTCACTGCCGGAATGAAGGTGACGAGCCCCAGCACGAAGAACAGCGGCACCAGGAAGGGCAGGGTGGCGCGCATGCAGCGCTCGAACGGGATGCCGGAGACGCGCGACAGCACGTAGAGCACCATGCCGATCGGCGGCGTCAGCAGCCCGATCATCAGGTTGAGCACCATGATCACCCCGAAATGCACCGGATCGACGCCCATCTTGACGGCGATCGGCAGGAGCACCGGCGTCAGGATGGTGATCGCCGCGACCGTCTCCATGAAGCAGCCGACCACCAGCAGGATGAGGTTGATCAGCAGCAGCACGATGATCGGGTTTTCCGAGACGGTCAGGATCAGCGACGCGAAATGCTCGGGGGCGCGGTTGGAGGTGAGGATCCAGGCGAAGATCGAGGCGGCGGCGACGATGAACAGCACCACCGCCGTCGTCTCGATCGTGTCGAAGGAGACCCGCAGGAAGCGTTTCAGCGACAGGCTGCGATAAACGAAGAGGCCGAGGATCAGCGCCCAGGCGCAGGCGGCGATCGCCGCCTCCGTGGGGGTGAAGGCACCGGAGAGGATGCCGCCGACGATGATCACCGGCGTCATCAGCGACAGGAAGGCGCGCTTGAAGGTGACGCCGAGGATCGACAGGCGGAAGGGCTGGTCCACCGGGTAGCCTCGGATGCGTGCATAGACGGCGATCATCACCATCAGGGCGACCGCCATCAGGAGACCCGGGATGAAGCCGGCGGCAAAGAGCTGGCCGATCGAGGCGCCGGCGACGACGCCGTAGATCACCATCGGCAGAGACGGCGGAATGATCGGCCCGATCGTCGAGGAGGCGGCGGTGATGCCGACGGCGAAATCCGGCTCGTAGTTGGCGTCGCGCATCGCCTTGATCTCGATGGCGCCGAGACCGCCGGCATCGGCGACGGCAGCGCCCGACATGCCGGCGAAGATCACCGACGCGCCGACATTGACGTGGCCGAGGCCGCCGCGCATCCAGCCGAAGATCGCCTTGGCGAAATCGAAGATCCGCTCGGTGATGCCGGCGGCGTTCATCAGGTTGCCGG
It encodes:
- a CDS encoding acetyl-CoA C-acyltransferase, whose amino-acid sequence is MPDPVVILGAARTPLGSFQGELMPLTAPELGAAAIAAALERSGGAPDDVSDVTMGCVLPAGLGQAPARQAAIGAGLPKSVPCTTINKMCGSGMMAAMIAHDGLLARPEGLQVAGGMESMSNAPYLLPKARAGLRLGHGEVVDHMFLDGLEDAYDKGRLMGSFAEDAAEAWQFTREAQDAYATASLARALAAADGPATPTEIVPVATTTRKGTATVTHDEQPRKADKAKIPLLRPAFREGGTVTAANSSSISDGAAALVLSRASFAEKRGLAPLARIVATSRYAGEPAMFTSAPVEAIRRVLEAAGWRLGDVDLFEVNEAFAVVPMIAMQDLGIPHDIMNVNGGACALGHPIGASGARILVTLIAALRERGGQRGIAAICIGGGEATAVAIEMLDRAVS
- a CDS encoding glutathione S-transferase family protein, which translates into the protein MRLYKNPTSPFARIAHAALIEAGVADLDVRVVDQWADPAELLAVNTAGRVPCLLLDDGTAIAECLLIAAYAEQLRAARGGAAGWDPACLSLTGTALGVCDAAVQTMVGRRILSGGFQDTGFDGAELGRKRRRAMIEGLQVVEAALAGRDASDLDLGLITAIVALDYVDMRFSAAGWLPPTPRLRALRSCFADRPSLAATRPPN
- a CDS encoding TRAP transporter large permease, whose product is MLLTLLFGLLLGMIILGVPVAIALAGSSAIFILVEGRVPDVVVIHRMINGVDSFPLLAIPFFILAGNLMNAAGITERIFDFAKAIFGWMRGGLGHVNVGASVIFAGMSGAAVADAGGLGAIEIKAMRDANYEPDFAVGITAASSTIGPIIPPSLPMVIYGVVAGASIGQLFAAGFIPGLLMAVALMVMIAVYARIRGYPVDQPFRLSILGVTFKRAFLSLMTPVIIVGGILSGAFTPTEAAIAACAWALILGLFVYRSLSLKRFLRVSFDTIETTAVVLFIVAAASIFAWILTSNRAPEHFASLILTVSENPIIVLLLINLILLVVGCFMETVAAITILTPVLLPIAVKMGVDPVHFGVIMVLNLMIGLLTPPIGMVLYVLSRVSGIPFERCMRATLPFLVPLFFVLGLVTFIPAVTMWLPTLLYR